CAAACCAAGCCTCTCGCCCTTCCACCCGCTCCCCGCCATCGGCCAGAAACTCGACGACAAACCGAAGACCAAAGTCATCGTTTTCGACCTTAACAAGAATGAGAGGCCCAACACCATGGAGAGCAGGGTCAAACTACAAGAAGTGCTCAAACCATTGACTCCGCTGCGGATACACGGATACACGAGGAAAAGTTCGTTGGACCCGCTGGATAAGAGACCGCAGCCACAACAGTTGATACGGGAGAATACGTACGACGTCATCGAGCCAATATTTGTGAACGCGGCCAAGGTTAAGAAACGGGACTCGTCCGTCACGAGGAAGGCGCTGGAGCCTGTGGAATTGACCAGTAACACGGAGGAGGAAGCTAAAGTGTCGCCGAAGACGAGGTTTAAAAAGGCGGCGTTACAAGTTGCTAAACTCTCCTCTATGCCCGAGACCGGGAAGCTGTTATGTCTGCGAGAGAGGGAGACGTTTTGCTTAAAACAAAGTGAGGACGACAAAGTGTGCAGGCTACAGAGGCTCCCACAGTCCCCTACAGAGAAACTGACCAAACTCTCAGAAATATTCCAAGGTCTAGACATGAAAGGCAGGCATAGAgacaaaatgaaaaaagaaaacagctGGTTTTAGAGTTAAGGAAGAGTGAAAATATTTTacgtgtttttgtaataaagaagaaaatgaTGTAAGTGGACAAATGTCGATAAGagtttgttgttttgttaaataaatatgaatataacTGTAAAAAGAAAGTTTAAAAAGTATACGAGGGACATTTGAATTTATTGCTCAAAGTTTCGGTGTTTCGTGCCttgtgtatttaatattttattaaagtgtGTCTTGAATTTTTAAAGCGGTTGTTTTTGGAATTTTACCTCACTATCCAGTAAGTAAACAGGTaacgtaagtaaataataattaaaaagcaaaCATAAGGGGCATCTTGCAATATTACAACAGCGCACTCACCTTTGAAACTACTTActacatttattaataaaagtaTTCTGATAACAATCGATCtatttgtaaattaataatGGAGTTAAAATAAGCCGAACATTTTTACTAAGCACTTAGGTCCTCcggaaacggcctccgtggtctagtggttgagcatgggctcacgatccggaggtcccgggttcgaatcccggtgcgacatatcacaaaaatcactttgtgatccctagtttggttaggaccttacaggctgatcagctaattgtccaaaagtaagatgatccgtgcttcggaaggcacttaaagccgttggtcccggttactacttacagatgtaagtaagtagtcgttacatgagccatgtcaggggcctttgtcgtctcaataataactctgacaccagggttgatgaggtcggtaattcccctcacaacccacacgatataagaactTAGGTACTTAGACAAAGTTATTCGaaagtactttaaattaaaaGCTTCGCATATCAAGAAGAAATACACGTGTTTATCAAGTTATTGAGCATGAATGAATAATGAGTGTGAACTGGCAAATGTTTATAGACGTCAGAGTAATTATTTGATAGGTATCTACACTTCTGACCTTGCTCTTAGTCAACAAGTGGGGTAAGGGGTTGCTATATTGCGTGATAACTTGGTTCTTATCTACCCTCCTTGGGCAGTTGAAGACTTGAGTATACCTACAGCTACTGGTTCGAaggtttatgtaatattttgttgGGGTAAACAGAGATTACAGGATTCCACTTACAACGATTTTACTACCAGTTGTCTTATATCTAATCTTTATAATctcaactagcttttgcccgcgacttcatccgcgtggcgtgtcgtaaaataaagatctttgtgtgtgtgggagtgcatgtcaaatttcaagcatctaacttatgcagtttcgattttttgatacaactttttttcccgctaactcccatttttcaaaatacagccagaactaaactttatatttactaaggtatgcatgcatgttagattgaaaacatctacttgtatcttacgcggtttagattttttcatacaaatgtttttttcctgctaactcccgttcccgtgggaattttgcaatatcctgaagcaactaagctttaagttgactaaggtacctgcatgccaaatttcaagcgtctaacttaagtggtttagatttttcatacaaaaggtttttcccgctaattccggTTCCCgcgggaatttcgggaattcctttcttagtgcacctctacggtacctaagctacgtccct
The nucleotide sequence above comes from Pectinophora gossypiella chromosome 6, ilPecGoss1.1, whole genome shotgun sequence. Encoded proteins:
- the LOC126367841 gene encoding uncharacterized protein LOC126367841, giving the protein MLPTAAPLAPLDPHKTRALTTIYAPRKLKPRKNKTAQTRMLDELPIKPSLSPFHPLPAIGQKLDDKPKTKVIVFDLNKNERPNTMESRVKLQEVLKPLTPLRIHGYTRKSSLDPLDKRPQPQQLIRENTYDVIEPIFVNAAKVKKRDSSVTRKALEPVELTSNTEEEAKVSPKTRFKKAALQVAKLSSMPETGKLLCLRERETFCLKQSEDDKVCRLQRLPQSPTEKLTKLSEIFQGLDMKGRHRDKMKKENSWF